In Cloacibacterium caeni, a single window of DNA contains:
- a CDS encoding DUF2891 domain-containing protein: MKKLSLLVVLFSLNLSAQVPTLTDEIAFQLSEKPVHCINQEYPNKTAHVINNEIDVKLTPKELHPSFYGCFDWHSSVHGHWMLVKLLKDKPFLKNKEEIVKILEGSFQADKIKAEAEYFSKYQVAKGFERTYGWAWLLQLDAELASWENPQAKIWHQNLKPLTDEIVKLWKEYLPKQTYPNRTGVHPNTAFALSFAIDWARTVGEKDFENQLIEKAKYFYLKDEKTPAYLEPDGSDFFSPSLEIADLMTRILPQDEYVKWFNKFYEKRSIENISQIPVISDINDYQTVHLVGLSFTRSWCMKNIAQVLPKNHRHKKHFEETSAKFLENALPLVFKGNYGGDHWLASFAVYALSK; encoded by the coding sequence ATGAAAAAATTAAGTCTTTTAGTCGTTTTGTTTTCCTTGAATCTTTCAGCGCAAGTTCCCACGCTTACTGATGAAATCGCATTTCAATTATCTGAAAAACCAGTGCATTGCATCAATCAAGAATACCCCAATAAAACCGCACATGTTATCAATAATGAAATAGATGTAAAACTGACTCCCAAAGAATTACACCCTAGTTTTTATGGCTGTTTTGACTGGCATTCATCAGTTCATGGACATTGGATGCTCGTAAAACTACTCAAAGACAAACCTTTTCTCAAAAATAAAGAAGAAATTGTAAAAATTTTGGAAGGTTCTTTTCAAGCCGATAAAATAAAAGCCGAAGCAGAATATTTCAGTAAATATCAAGTAGCTAAAGGTTTTGAGAGAACTTACGGTTGGGCTTGGTTGCTTCAATTAGATGCAGAATTGGCGAGTTGGGAAAATCCACAAGCGAAAATTTGGCATCAAAATTTAAAACCTCTCACTGATGAAATCGTAAAATTGTGGAAAGAATATTTACCGAAACAAACGTATCCCAATAGAACAGGAGTTCATCCCAACACTGCATTTGCACTAAGTTTTGCCATAGATTGGGCAAGAACGGTTGGCGAAAAAGATTTTGAAAACCAACTCATCGAAAAAGCAAAATATTTCTATCTAAAAGACGAAAAAACGCCTGCATATCTGGAACCAGACGGAAGTGATTTCTTCTCGCCAAGTTTAGAAATCGCTGATTTGATGACCAGAATTCTTCCGCAAGATGAATATGTAAAATGGTTTAATAAATTCTACGAAAAGAGAAGTATTGAGAATATTTCACAGATTCCTGTAATTTCGGATATTAATGATTATCAAACCGTTCATTTGGTTGGTTTAAGTTTTACTAGAAGTTGGTGTATGAAAAATATTGCTCAAGTTTTACCTAAAAATCACCGACACAAAAAGCATTTCGAGGAAACTTCCGCTAAATTTTTAGAAAATGCTTTACCATTGGTTTTTAAAGGAAATTATGGTGGCGACCATTGGTTGGCTAGTTTTGCGGTGTATGCTTTGAGTAAGTAA